In Arthrobacter sp. QXT-31, one genomic interval encodes:
- a CDS encoding CHAD domain-containing protein, with the protein MLKALEKATHQADSPAPPFLIDQVAALLCYDPSVRSGEQNASSAMSAAAGRVWSVLGDRRLFDRSAVDQLRLELTWLTEALGPLSHSAPVRGQPQSNERAYEAAYDTALTALESERYFRLVADLQQFCSTPPVRQPRLRHLYWG; encoded by the coding sequence ATGCTGAAAGCTCTGGAGAAAGCCACCCACCAAGCCGATTCGCCCGCGCCACCGTTCCTGATCGACCAGGTGGCTGCGCTGCTGTGTTACGACCCCAGCGTGCGCTCCGGCGAACAGAACGCCTCGAGCGCCATGAGCGCCGCCGCGGGCCGGGTCTGGTCAGTCCTCGGTGACCGCAGGCTGTTCGACAGGAGTGCGGTGGACCAGCTCCGCCTGGAGCTGACGTGGCTCACCGAAGCCCTGGGTCCGCTCAGCCACTCCGCCCCTGTGCGCGGACAGCCGCAATCCAATGAGCGCGCGTATGAAGCGGCATACGATACGGCGCTGACGGCCCTCGAGTCCGAGCGGTACTTCCGGCTGGTGGCCGATCTTCAGCAGTTCTGCTCCACTCCCCCGGTCAGGCAGCCGCGGCTCCGGCATCTCTATTGGGGATGA
- the ftsW gene encoding putative lipid II flippase FtsW translates to MTAKLPLGGAVRRDDVLLRIGRWLGDESGDRTRPVILAVVLVLAALGLIEVASASSVESVAAGKNPYDLPLKQAMWTAAGVGIMFGLARLRTRHIRWLAWPLLGAAVVALGLVFTPLGMTVNGNRNWLSFGGFTVQPSEFAKLALIVWAAAVLSRKQGLLHESKHAVVPLLVPGGLIIIGFVALGHDLGTSMIIMMILAAVMFYGGVRMKVFGVAGILAAVGALILAATSGNRVSRISSWLGAGSADDSQGVGYQALHGQYALASGGWFGVGLGQSRQKWNWIPEAHNDFIFTILGEELGLAGTLMVLGLFTVLAVAVFKVIARTEDTFARIVSSSVITWIIGQAVVNIAMVTSLLPVIGVPLPFISYGGSAMVSSLAGIGVILAVTRPQPVHTRSKKPRLAASRG, encoded by the coding sequence ATGACCGCAAAGCTTCCTCTGGGCGGCGCGGTGCGGCGCGACGATGTCCTGCTTCGCATCGGGCGCTGGCTGGGAGATGAGTCCGGGGACCGTACCCGGCCGGTCATCCTGGCGGTCGTGCTGGTTCTTGCAGCGCTCGGCCTGATCGAGGTTGCTTCGGCCTCGTCGGTGGAGTCAGTGGCGGCCGGAAAGAATCCGTACGACCTCCCGCTGAAGCAGGCGATGTGGACGGCAGCCGGGGTGGGCATCATGTTTGGCCTGGCCCGCCTCAGGACGCGGCACATCCGGTGGCTTGCCTGGCCGCTCCTGGGGGCCGCCGTCGTAGCCCTCGGCCTGGTGTTCACGCCCCTGGGCATGACGGTGAACGGCAACCGGAACTGGCTAAGCTTTGGCGGGTTCACGGTCCAGCCGTCCGAGTTCGCCAAGCTCGCCCTCATTGTTTGGGCGGCGGCCGTCCTGTCCCGCAAGCAGGGTTTGCTGCACGAGTCGAAGCACGCTGTGGTCCCGCTGCTCGTGCCCGGCGGCTTGATCATCATCGGGTTTGTGGCGCTTGGCCATGACCTCGGCACCAGCATGATCATCATGATGATCCTTGCCGCCGTCATGTTCTACGGCGGTGTGCGGATGAAGGTTTTCGGCGTCGCCGGCATTCTTGCCGCAGTGGGAGCCCTGATCCTGGCAGCCACCAGCGGTAACCGGGTGTCCCGCATTTCGTCGTGGCTCGGCGCTGGCTCGGCGGACGATTCCCAGGGAGTGGGCTACCAGGCGCTGCACGGCCAGTACGCCCTGGCTTCGGGCGGTTGGTTCGGAGTGGGGCTGGGGCAGAGCCGGCAGAAATGGAACTGGATCCCCGAGGCCCACAACGACTTCATCTTCACGATCCTCGGTGAAGAACTCGGCCTGGCCGGAACGCTCATGGTGCTGGGGCTGTTCACGGTCCTGGCAGTCGCTGTTTTCAAGGTTATTGCGCGAACCGAGGACACGTTCGCCCGCATTGTCTCCTCGAGCGTGATCACCTGGATCATCGGCCAGGCTGTGGTGAACATCGCCATGGTCACCAGCCTGCTCCCCGTCATTGGCGTGCCCCTGCCGTTCATCTCCTACGGTGGCTCTGCGATGGTCTCATCGCTGGCCGGCATCGGCGTGATCCTGGCGGTCACCCGCCCCCAGCCCGTCCACACTCGGTCGAAGAAGCCGCGCCTGGCGGCGTCGCGGGGCTGA
- a CDS encoding cupin domain-containing protein, whose translation MSKTFQPTELFRGKLDEAPLGPPLAEVLGDEIPTRIGIPFTSEDSRILSGVWEAEPGLSRWEFLERGEVIHVLEGRMVVTEDGGEPVTLEAGTAGFFPIGWQGTWDIQERIRKFFVIFNA comes from the coding sequence ATGAGCAAAACCTTCCAGCCCACAGAACTCTTCAGGGGGAAACTGGACGAGGCCCCGCTCGGCCCTCCGCTGGCCGAGGTGCTTGGTGACGAGATTCCCACGCGCATTGGCATTCCCTTTACCAGCGAGGACTCCCGAATCCTCTCCGGAGTCTGGGAAGCGGAACCGGGCCTGTCGCGGTGGGAATTCCTGGAGCGCGGAGAGGTGATTCACGTCCTCGAGGGACGCATGGTGGTCACCGAAGACGGAGGCGAACCGGTCACCCTGGAAGCTGGCACTGCCGGCTTCTTCCCGATCGGTTGGCAGGGAACCTGGGACATCCAGGAGCGGATCCGCAAGTTCTTCGTCATCTTCAACGCCTGA
- a CDS encoding glycoside hydrolase family 15 protein, translating to MAAPIEDYALLSDLQSGPLISRSGSIDWLCFPRFDSPSLFSSLLGIENHGRWLLAPRQSEAEVVGWRYVESTFVLETVWKTPTGQVQVTDFMPVAHTGSSILRRVTGLEGRVEMYQELIIRLGYGTVVPWSRRIQDGAPPGGTVLLAMAGPDAVALRGPHLPEAHAHGHSGEFAVERGQVFDFELTWFPSHRPVPPAVDIDAALEQAIDYWTRWGSHCRSDGPYGGAVKRSLLVLRALTNYETGGIVAAPTTSLPEEFGGPRNWDYRFCWLRDAALTLESMLTHGYETEALQWRNWLLRALAGDPEDLQIMYGIGGERELPERVLDHLPGYLDSRPVRIGNAAVAQFQADVVGEVMVALERLRMAGGKEDHFSWTLQQILLGFVEKHIEDKDFGLWEMRGDPQFFTHSRVMMWAAFDCGIRAVRNHGLDGPADHWEQLRERLRGEIIREGFDQNLNSFTQTYGGQQTDAALLVMPQVGFLPYNDERMLGTVARLEEELLTEDGLLLRYRTETGVDGLDPGEHPFLACSFWLVEQYARTGRMSEAKDLMDKLVGFANELGLLSEEYATKAMRMAGNFPQAFSHLALVRAADAMHGVDLLSMAAEAKV from the coding sequence ATGGCCGCTCCCATTGAGGACTACGCACTGCTGTCGGATCTCCAATCCGGGCCCCTCATCTCCCGATCCGGCAGCATCGACTGGCTCTGCTTCCCGCGGTTCGACTCGCCGTCGTTGTTCAGTTCCCTGCTCGGGATAGAGAACCACGGCCGCTGGCTGCTGGCGCCGCGGCAATCCGAGGCGGAGGTGGTGGGGTGGCGCTACGTCGAGTCAACCTTTGTGCTGGAAACAGTCTGGAAGACGCCGACGGGGCAGGTCCAGGTCACGGACTTCATGCCGGTGGCGCATACGGGTTCGTCAATTCTGCGCCGGGTCACCGGACTGGAGGGGCGCGTCGAGATGTACCAGGAGCTCATCATCCGCCTGGGGTATGGCACGGTTGTGCCCTGGAGCAGGCGGATCCAGGATGGCGCCCCTCCGGGTGGAACAGTGCTTCTGGCCATGGCGGGACCGGACGCTGTTGCGCTGCGTGGACCGCACTTGCCGGAGGCCCACGCGCACGGGCACTCAGGGGAATTTGCCGTGGAGCGGGGACAGGTTTTCGACTTTGAGCTGACGTGGTTCCCTTCGCACCGGCCCGTCCCTCCGGCGGTGGACATCGACGCCGCACTCGAACAGGCGATCGATTATTGGACGCGCTGGGGCAGCCACTGCCGTTCGGATGGTCCCTACGGAGGAGCGGTGAAGCGTTCACTGCTGGTGCTCAGGGCGCTGACCAACTATGAAACCGGTGGCATCGTTGCAGCCCCGACCACGTCTTTGCCGGAGGAGTTCGGCGGCCCCCGGAACTGGGACTACCGGTTCTGCTGGCTGCGCGACGCGGCTTTGACCCTGGAATCCATGCTTACCCACGGCTACGAAACTGAGGCGCTGCAGTGGCGCAACTGGCTCCTCCGGGCCCTCGCCGGCGACCCCGAGGATCTGCAGATCATGTACGGCATCGGCGGGGAACGTGAGTTGCCGGAGCGCGTCCTCGACCATCTTCCCGGTTATCTGGACTCACGGCCCGTCCGCATCGGAAATGCTGCCGTGGCACAGTTCCAGGCCGACGTCGTGGGCGAAGTGATGGTGGCGCTGGAAAGACTCCGCATGGCAGGAGGCAAGGAGGACCACTTCTCCTGGACGCTTCAGCAGATCCTGCTCGGTTTTGTTGAAAAACACATCGAGGACAAGGACTTTGGACTCTGGGAGATGCGCGGGGACCCGCAGTTCTTCACGCACTCGCGGGTGATGATGTGGGCTGCCTTCGACTGCGGCATCCGAGCGGTCCGGAACCATGGCCTGGACGGACCCGCTGACCACTGGGAACAGCTGCGCGAGAGGCTGCGCGGGGAAATCATCCGTGAGGGATTCGACCAGAACCTTAATTCCTTCACGCAGACCTATGGCGGGCAGCAAACCGATGCGGCCTTGCTGGTCATGCCCCAGGTGGGGTTTCTTCCGTACAACGATGAGCGCATGCTGGGAACCGTTGCCCGGCTGGAGGAGGAACTCCTCACCGAAGACGGACTGTTGCTGCGGTACCGCACCGAGACCGGCGTTGACGGACTGGACCCCGGCGAACACCCCTTTCTCGCATGTTCCTTTTGGCTTGTTGAGCAGTATGCGCGCACCGGCCGCATGTCCGAGGCGAAGGACCTCATGGACAAACTCGTGGGCTTCGCCAATGAACTGGGGCTGCTCAGTGAGGAGTACGCCACGAAGGCGATGAGGATGGCCGGCAACTTCCCGCAGGCGTTCTCACATCTGGCACTCGTCCGGGCCGCCGACGCCATGCACGGAGTGGATCTGCTCAGCATGGCCGCTGAAGCGAAAGTCTGA
- a CDS encoding TetR/AcrR family transcriptional regulator, with protein sequence MDTSTVNSGEQLGRQSRILEAVLELLSRHGISGVNMRAVAREAGVALGLVNYYYEDKSSLIRAALHRMDEHDLMLVAPDPSSPPDQHLRKALKRVAAADLLTTRYLSLRLHLWALAQADQDFGQINAAAFDRYLDGLAALIGNAKPELPWDECRRRADDIVVIQNGMWLTALLGIDNTAIQRSIARTEQIAFAPAE encoded by the coding sequence GTGGATACAAGCACCGTGAACTCCGGCGAACAGCTTGGCAGGCAATCGCGCATTCTTGAAGCCGTGCTGGAACTGCTGTCGCGCCACGGCATTTCCGGTGTCAACATGCGCGCCGTGGCGCGGGAGGCCGGCGTCGCCCTGGGGCTGGTGAACTACTACTACGAAGACAAGTCCAGCCTGATCCGCGCCGCGCTGCACCGGATGGACGAGCACGACCTCATGCTCGTCGCGCCCGACCCCAGCTCACCCCCGGACCAACACCTCCGCAAGGCCCTGAAACGCGTAGCCGCCGCCGACCTCCTGACCACGCGCTACCTGTCGCTGCGCCTCCATCTTTGGGCGCTCGCGCAAGCCGACCAGGATTTCGGGCAGATCAACGCGGCCGCGTTCGACCGGTACCTCGACGGGCTTGCCGCGCTGATCGGGAACGCAAAGCCCGAGCTGCCCTGGGATGAATGCAGGCGGCGCGCAGACGATATCGTCGTCATACAAAACGGCATGTGGCTGACTGCGCTCCTTGGCATCGACAACACAGCCATCCAAAGAAGTATCGCCCGCACGGAGCAGATCGCCTTCGCCCCTGCCGAGTAG
- a CDS encoding aldehyde dehydrogenase family protein, which translates to MTDSASTLFINGSWEPARSGAVRQIRNPADGELVATVSEAGREDAERAIAAARAAFDSGVWAAVPAPERGAFLLRVAAELRERREKFARAESLDTGKRIIESRIDMDDVAACFEYFGRLAGQQAGRMVDAGDPAVVSRIAYEPVGVCGLITPWNYPLLQAAWKIAPALAAGCTFVLKPSELTPSTAILTMQLLQDLGLPDGVANLVTGPGAEAGAPLSEHPAVDLVSFTGGLETGKRIAAAAAGTVKKVALELGGKNPNVVFADADFDAAVDNALNGAFVHSGQVCSAGARLVVEESIAERFVDELVRRAQDIRLGGPFDEGAETGPLISAAHREKVHAYVQRGVEEGARLRCGGAAPTEKKYDAGFYYQPTVLDRVRKGMSVVVDEAFGPVVTVETFRTEDEAVATANDTIYGLAGAVWTQDAGKAQRVAGRLRHGTVWINDYHPYLPQAEWGGFGQSGVGRELGPSGLAEYQEAKHIYQNTSPQVTGWFADHSKEN; encoded by the coding sequence ATGACCGATTCCGCATCCACCCTGTTCATCAACGGCTCGTGGGAGCCGGCCAGGTCCGGCGCGGTGCGCCAGATACGCAACCCGGCCGACGGCGAACTCGTCGCCACAGTGTCCGAGGCCGGGCGGGAAGATGCCGAACGTGCCATCGCTGCGGCCCGCGCGGCCTTCGACTCCGGCGTCTGGGCCGCGGTCCCGGCACCCGAGCGAGGCGCCTTCCTGCTCAGGGTCGCCGCGGAACTGCGCGAACGCCGCGAGAAGTTCGCCCGCGCCGAGTCGCTGGACACCGGAAAACGGATCATCGAAAGCCGGATCGACATGGACGACGTCGCCGCCTGCTTCGAATATTTCGGAAGGCTCGCCGGCCAGCAGGCGGGCCGCATGGTCGACGCCGGGGATCCCGCCGTCGTCAGCAGGATCGCCTACGAACCGGTGGGCGTCTGCGGCCTGATTACGCCGTGGAACTATCCGCTGCTCCAGGCAGCGTGGAAGATCGCACCGGCGCTGGCCGCCGGCTGCACGTTCGTCCTCAAGCCGTCCGAGCTGACCCCGTCCACCGCCATCCTGACCATGCAGCTGCTGCAGGATCTGGGCCTGCCGGACGGGGTCGCCAACCTGGTGACCGGTCCCGGCGCGGAGGCGGGCGCACCGCTCTCGGAGCACCCCGCCGTCGACCTTGTCTCTTTCACCGGCGGGCTGGAGACCGGCAAGCGCATCGCCGCCGCCGCGGCCGGCACCGTGAAAAAGGTGGCGCTGGAGCTGGGCGGCAAGAACCCCAACGTCGTGTTCGCCGACGCCGACTTCGACGCCGCCGTCGACAATGCGCTGAACGGTGCGTTCGTCCATTCCGGGCAGGTCTGCTCTGCCGGGGCGCGGCTGGTGGTTGAGGAATCGATCGCCGAACGCTTTGTTGACGAGCTGGTCCGCCGCGCGCAGGACATCCGCCTTGGCGGTCCGTTCGACGAGGGCGCCGAAACCGGGCCGCTGATCTCCGCGGCCCACCGCGAGAAGGTCCACGCCTACGTGCAGCGCGGCGTGGAGGAGGGCGCGCGGCTGCGGTGCGGCGGCGCCGCACCCACTGAAAAGAAGTACGACGCCGGTTTTTACTACCAGCCCACCGTCCTGGACCGCGTGCGCAAGGGAATGTCCGTCGTCGTGGACGAAGCGTTTGGGCCGGTGGTAACGGTCGAGACGTTCCGCACCGAGGATGAGGCCGTGGCCACCGCCAACGACACGATCTACGGGCTGGCCGGCGCCGTCTGGACCCAGGACGCCGGAAAGGCGCAGCGCGTTGCAGGCCGGCTGCGGCACGGCACCGTCTGGATCAACGACTACCACCCTTACCTCCCCCAGGCCGAGTGGGGCGGCTTCGGCCAGTCCGGCGTCGGCCGCGAACTCGGCCCCAGCGGCCTGGCCGAGTACCAGGAAGCCAAGCACATCTACCAGAACACCAGCCCCCAGGTGACCGGCTGGTTCGCTGACCACAGCAAGGAGAACTAG
- a CDS encoding GMC family oxidoreductase — protein MHTDNIENLNDREFDYIVIGGGSAGAAVAARLSEDPAVTVALVEAGPDDRNLPEILQLDRWMELLESGYDWDYPIEPQENGNSFMRHARAKVMGGCSSHNSCIAFWAPREDLDEWESKYGATGWNAEAAWPLYQRLETNEDAGPDAPHHGDSGPVHLMNVPPADPAGVALLDACEQAGIPRAKFNDGTTVINGANFFQINRRADGTRSSSSVSYIHPIMERPNFTLLTGLRARQLVFDADKRCTGADVVDSAFGRTHRLSARCEVVLSTGAIDSPKLLMLSGIGPAAHLAEHGIEVLVDSPGVGEHLQDHPEGVVQFEARQPMVETSTQWWEIGIFTPTEDGLDRPDLMMHYGSVPFDMNTLRHGYPTTENGFSLTPNVTHARSRGTVRLRSRDFRDKPMVDPRYFTDPEGHDMRVMVAGIRKAREIAAQPAMAEWTGRELSPGIEAQTDEELQDYIRKTHNTVYHPVGTVRMGPDDDVMSPLDAELQVKGVTGLRVADASVMPEHVTVNPNITVMMIGERCADLIRASRSGESATAEAELSAALA, from the coding sequence ATGCATACCGACAACATCGAGAACCTCAACGACCGGGAATTCGACTACATCGTCATCGGCGGCGGATCCGCCGGCGCAGCAGTCGCCGCGAGGCTGAGCGAGGATCCGGCCGTGACTGTCGCCCTCGTGGAAGCCGGCCCGGACGACCGCAACCTGCCCGAGATCCTCCAGCTCGACCGCTGGATGGAACTGCTGGAATCCGGCTACGACTGGGACTACCCGATCGAACCGCAGGAGAACGGCAACTCCTTCATGCGGCACGCCCGCGCAAAAGTCATGGGCGGCTGCTCGAGCCACAACTCCTGCATCGCCTTCTGGGCCCCACGCGAGGACCTGGATGAGTGGGAATCCAAGTACGGCGCCACCGGCTGGAACGCTGAGGCCGCGTGGCCGCTGTACCAGCGCCTGGAGACCAACGAGGACGCCGGGCCGGACGCGCCACACCACGGCGACTCGGGCCCCGTGCACCTGATGAACGTGCCCCCGGCGGACCCCGCCGGCGTCGCACTCCTGGACGCCTGTGAACAGGCGGGCATTCCGCGCGCGAAGTTCAACGACGGCACCACCGTCATCAACGGCGCCAACTTTTTCCAAATCAACCGACGCGCGGATGGCACCCGCTCCTCCAGCTCGGTCTCGTACATCCACCCGATCATGGAGCGCCCTAACTTCACTCTGCTGACCGGCCTCCGCGCCCGGCAGCTGGTGTTCGACGCAGACAAGCGCTGCACCGGCGCCGATGTTGTGGACTCGGCATTCGGCAGGACTCACCGGCTCTCCGCGCGCTGCGAAGTTGTCCTGTCCACCGGCGCCATCGATTCGCCCAAGCTGCTCATGCTCTCCGGCATCGGCCCGGCCGCGCACCTGGCGGAGCATGGCATCGAGGTCCTGGTCGACTCCCCCGGCGTCGGCGAGCACCTGCAGGACCACCCCGAAGGCGTGGTGCAGTTCGAGGCCAGGCAGCCGATGGTGGAGACGTCGACGCAGTGGTGGGAGATCGGCATCTTCACCCCCACCGAGGACGGCCTGGACCGCCCCGACCTGATGATGCACTACGGGTCCGTCCCGTTCGACATGAACACTCTGCGGCATGGCTACCCCACCACGGAGAACGGCTTCAGCCTCACCCCCAACGTCACGCACGCGCGTTCCCGCGGCACCGTCCGGCTGCGCAGCCGCGACTTCCGCGACAAGCCCATGGTTGACCCGCGGTACTTCACCGATCCCGAGGGCCACGACATGCGCGTCATGGTCGCCGGCATCCGCAAGGCACGGGAGATCGCCGCCCAGCCCGCCATGGCTGAATGGACCGGCCGCGAACTCTCCCCCGGCATCGAGGCGCAGACCGACGAGGAACTCCAGGACTACATCCGCAAGACGCACAACACGGTGTACCACCCCGTCGGTACCGTGCGGATGGGGCCCGACGACGACGTCATGTCGCCGCTCGACGCCGAACTGCAGGTCAAGGGCGTCACCGGCCTGCGCGTTGCCGACGCCTCCGTCATGCCGGAGCACGTCACGGTCAACCCCAATATCACCGTCATGATGATCGGCGAACGCTGTGCGGACCTCATCCGCGCGAGCCGGAGCGGCGAATCAGCGACGGCGGAGGCGGAGCTCAGCGCAGCCCTCGCCTGA
- a CDS encoding APC family permease, which yields MLEPSKSTDSSGMDEFGYAQTLDRSIGKFASFAAGVSYISILTGVFQLFYFGFSMAGPAYAWSWPIVFVGQLMVALCFAELAGRYPVAGSVYNWAKQLSSGTFAWLAGWLLLISSMVALGAVALALQLTLPQIWSGFQIVGDGTGTYDFALNGVLLASIMITISTLINAFGVKLMTKINSIGVFVELAAAVLLILALGWHVVRGPEVLFDTAGFGEGHDLGFFGVFLIGAMASGYVMYGFDTASSLGEETKDPKKTAPKAILRAITASFILGGLILLFGILAAPDLSDPKLGSADGGLQYIVLSVLGGPFGKAFLACIVVAVFVCTLAVHAAAIRMMFAMARDNNLPFSRQLSKVHPERKTPTVAAITIGVIAIVPLIVNVSQPAIFTILSSISIVLIYLSYLLVTVPLLRRRFLKKWPLSDETHGKAGFSLGRWGLPVNILAVLWGGAMTMNLIWPRQEIYNSVPPFEWYLQWGGVIFVAAVTAGGALLYRLKIRHQTGVLAEHAAAAATDPSPDSVEAVEVAAQSTTQEPAKIMGTV from the coding sequence ATGTTGGAACCCAGCAAGAGTACTGATTCAAGCGGTATGGACGAATTCGGCTATGCCCAGACCCTGGACCGGAGCATCGGCAAGTTCGCCAGCTTCGCCGCCGGGGTCAGCTACATCTCCATCCTCACCGGTGTTTTTCAACTGTTCTACTTTGGTTTCTCCATGGCCGGCCCGGCGTACGCCTGGTCCTGGCCCATCGTTTTCGTCGGCCAGCTGATGGTGGCGCTGTGCTTCGCCGAACTGGCAGGCCGCTACCCGGTGGCCGGTTCGGTCTACAACTGGGCCAAGCAACTTTCGTCAGGGACGTTCGCATGGCTGGCCGGCTGGCTGCTGCTGATCTCCTCCATGGTGGCGCTCGGCGCCGTCGCCCTGGCGCTGCAGCTCACCCTGCCCCAGATCTGGTCCGGTTTTCAGATCGTAGGTGACGGCACCGGCACCTACGACTTCGCCCTCAACGGCGTCCTGCTGGCGAGCATCATGATCACCATCTCCACCCTCATCAATGCTTTCGGCGTGAAGCTGATGACCAAAATCAACAGCATCGGCGTCTTCGTGGAGCTTGCCGCGGCCGTGCTGCTGATCCTTGCCCTCGGCTGGCATGTGGTCCGTGGCCCCGAGGTCCTCTTCGACACTGCCGGCTTCGGTGAGGGGCACGACCTCGGGTTCTTCGGAGTCTTCCTTATCGGCGCGATGGCTTCCGGCTACGTCATGTACGGCTTCGACACCGCCAGTTCCCTCGGTGAGGAGACCAAGGACCCGAAGAAGACCGCTCCCAAGGCGATCCTGCGGGCAATCACGGCGTCCTTCATCCTCGGCGGCCTGATCCTGCTGTTCGGCATCCTTGCGGCTCCGGACCTTAGCGACCCCAAGCTCGGCTCTGCAGACGGCGGCCTGCAGTACATCGTGCTGTCGGTCCTGGGCGGGCCGTTTGGCAAGGCCTTCCTGGCCTGCATCGTTGTTGCGGTGTTCGTCTGCACCCTCGCAGTCCACGCCGCCGCTATCCGGATGATGTTCGCCATGGCCCGGGACAACAACCTGCCCTTCAGCCGGCAGCTCAGCAAAGTCCATCCCGAGCGTAAGACGCCGACCGTGGCGGCCATCACCATTGGAGTCATCGCCATTGTTCCGCTGATCGTCAACGTCTCCCAGCCTGCGATCTTCACGATCCTGTCCAGCATCAGCATCGTGCTCATCTACCTGTCCTACCTGCTGGTTACCGTGCCCCTGCTGCGGCGGCGCTTCCTGAAGAAATGGCCGCTGTCCGACGAAACCCACGGAAAGGCCGGGTTCAGCCTCGGCCGGTGGGGCCTGCCCGTGAACATCCTCGCGGTCCTGTGGGGCGGCGCCATGACGATGAACCTGATCTGGCCGCGCCAGGAAATCTACAACTCCGTGCCGCCGTTCGAGTGGTACCTGCAGTGGGGCGGAGTCATCTTCGTCGCCGCCGTCACCGCAGGCGGGGCCCTGCTGTACCGCCTGAAGATCAGGCACCAGACCGGCGTCCTCGCCGAGCACGCAGCGGCCGCCGCAACAGATCCCTCGCCGGACTCTGTCGAGGCTGTCGAGGTGGCAGCTCAGTCGACCACGCAGGAGCCAGCCAAAATAATGGGCACGGTATAA
- a CDS encoding NAD(P)/FAD-dependent oxidoreductase: MDDTYQVIVVGGGFAGMTAAEHLGRKGIRVLLIDANNYHQFQPLLYQVAASQIGVSAVARPLRSVFRGSKGVRVLTAEVTAIDSATRTVTTVDGTRYQAQILVIAAGAVPNFFNTPGAEEHAYPLYSVADATRLSAALTAVLDETDRAHSGNADVVVVGGGPTGVETAGALAENIKYLVPKYFSPDLAARCRVHLVDMVPNVLMAFSEKSQEYTRDRLVKLGVQLHMGQGVTEVRDDGVTLADGTVIPAQIVVWAGGLKAGKVVAESGLPQGKGGRIDVLPDLTAPGAEGVYVLGDAANITDASGAKLPQLGSVAEQSGKWAARNIHADLTGGTRQPFAYWDKGYMAMVGRGAAVAELGRKRIQLQGPLAFLSWLGVHLALLPGTQQKIRALSSWVTGYVTHSPSHVVVGRPD, from the coding sequence ATGGACGATACATATCAGGTCATCGTGGTCGGCGGAGGGTTTGCCGGCATGACCGCGGCCGAGCACCTGGGCCGCAAGGGCATCCGTGTACTCCTCATCGACGCTAACAACTATCACCAGTTCCAGCCCCTCCTCTACCAGGTGGCGGCGTCGCAGATCGGGGTGTCAGCCGTGGCCCGGCCCTTGCGCTCGGTTTTCCGCGGCTCGAAAGGCGTCCGTGTGCTCACGGCAGAAGTGACGGCGATCGATTCCGCCACCCGCACTGTCACCACGGTCGACGGGACCCGCTACCAGGCGCAGATCCTCGTCATTGCCGCAGGCGCGGTGCCGAACTTCTTCAACACTCCGGGCGCCGAAGAACATGCCTACCCGCTGTATTCCGTGGCCGACGCCACGCGGCTGAGCGCTGCCCTCACTGCTGTGCTGGATGAGACAGACCGCGCACATTCAGGCAATGCCGACGTGGTGGTTGTCGGCGGTGGCCCGACTGGCGTTGAGACCGCGGGCGCACTCGCCGAGAACATCAAGTACCTCGTGCCGAAGTACTTTTCGCCGGACCTTGCGGCCCGGTGCCGAGTCCACCTCGTGGATATGGTGCCGAACGTGCTGATGGCGTTCTCTGAGAAATCACAGGAGTACACGCGCGACCGGCTGGTGAAGCTCGGGGTCCAGCTGCACATGGGCCAGGGTGTTACCGAGGTCCGCGACGACGGCGTGACACTGGCGGACGGGACGGTCATTCCCGCGCAGATCGTGGTGTGGGCCGGCGGCCTGAAGGCCGGGAAAGTTGTCGCCGAATCGGGACTGCCGCAGGGGAAGGGCGGACGCATCGACGTGCTGCCGGACCTGACCGCGCCCGGCGCCGAAGGCGTCTACGTGCTCGGTGACGCAGCCAACATCACCGATGCCAGCGGCGCCAAACTCCCCCAGCTCGGCTCGGTTGCCGAGCAGTCCGGCAAATGGGCCGCCCGCAACATTCACGCCGACCTGACCGGCGGCACACGGCAGCCCTTCGCCTACTGGGACAAAGGCTACATGGCCATGGTCGGCCGCGGGGCCGCCGTCGCCGAACTGGGCCGCAAGCGGATCCAACTGCAAGGGCCGCTGGCGTTCCTCTCATGGCTCGGTGTCCACCTCGCCTTGCTCCCCGGCACCCAGCAGAAAATCCGCGCGCTCTCCTCCTGGGTTACCGGCTACGTTACGCACAGCCCGTCCCACGTCGTCGTCGGCCGGCCGGATTAG